In one Vibrio sp. VB16 genomic region, the following are encoded:
- a CDS encoding transporter substrate-binding domain-containing protein, whose protein sequence is MLTFWRYFVRLSMALLLVSTAVSANEQYDTLSSQQKEWLEQHPSITVVALSDAAPYSFLDENGQISGLSRDYSRLLAQAYNINVKFLVVNTELEVREAIKMGHADLYFFSSAITESRAPFTVSKPIVPYQLAIISSKSHGIASQIQQLENKKLAFINGSDAFLSIPDLAVRFNPVRFETIIDALRALKKGEVDAFIAEPITAMEHAKRFDVNELAVTIPINKWRRREAGALIHRNNPELISVVDHFVSTLSNTEKNRLLKKWISPSPYRPSLSGVLSYGLAPYVYSDSTSMGLQYSIIQRIFMEMGYQFGQVDALPSTTRQNIVKQKSSIDFALVLEHSKIDKRIYSQSILQLKYVPVTLAARQLSLNKNGQALHVSATVYEDKSIGRYAVEKMTGQLNIATLQFEHDIGQSVEQLRDQAIDVLIIEQRILDWFIMHSGKIDPSTLTLHHALSSEFLIPIEFKDKGIRDQFDAAYQTLKEDTTELQELISLSLKKDLREHIKKAKILAYIAGMFIVDKEIDGFTTILNLFDLSSEADYIELYSDMSLPPFSTWQVQNNQMTLTTDNIDTSYHTSVTQQAFYRTTNGDRKAGYIKVYFDVKKLLNDHAYFPSLGALTDIDGEVYNYISELYHSDGLSNEVLNLSRQERDWLTKNRQVDIGIDPNALPYETLSVDDEYSGMINDYLQLIKTKTGLNIDVTPVSRWSETVALADNSLVDLVSAATENTSLQENYRHTEPLFSSRLAIASELKNADLELDNADGLAIGLLVNAANTASIMAEFPNVNWQLINSTEEGLERIKTDELVGMVDTLHVLNYLINTLGYDDLKIVSRLDYYVTPSFHVLRSKPEMLAILNKAIRSISAVEHKQIETKWSAPKSIERVNYQLVYTIGGFSIFILLLIFAWNRQLKKQISIATEAKIQLEQAQQQLYAILNTSPIAASVIMNNRISYVNDTAKQLFRLSDEQIAGFDVTKIYQDPTTRQDMYDRILTNGKIESIEIPLIKVDGEHFTALASYYQLDINGETATLFWAYDISELKRLNQQLEEAKIEADSANKAKSDFLANMSHEIRTPMNAIIGMSYLAIPEIKNKVAKDYVEKVHYSAQSLLTIINDILDLSKIESGHLEFESIPFALSKPMKDVEQLMQIKAQEKGIYFSIEKGEGCERLLIGDPLRLFQVILNLVSNAVKFTDHGSVTLFAQVAEGSRNTANVAVSVTDSGIGISEANIKNLFDAFSQADTSTTRKYGGTGLGLNISQKLLHGMGSSMKVTSEQGVGSQFSFCLTLPFANQEQADAHETLQHENKKTIRFRGQQLLLVEDNEFNQELAVAMLDKINLKVDIANDGKQSIDMAGLQTYPLILMDLQMPIMDGYQATTSLRKMGIEIPIIAMSANVLSDVKERANLAGMDGFIEKPIDANSLAQTLSKWLEFDYIESKSTAHPDNEASLKQSLFSLHAANIFTDNDKALLIRLINRFIEQAPSQLGVIEQSYAEGDVANVELTAHTLKSMSASIGGQQLAETMQNIETLCSTQVETPEISIAITKATDQLHQLTVEVGNYLKSDTQFTSNSTERSSTTIAYSEWLAIREKVLSYDGEAMTLLEQTIQSNNAQSEITEKIRKSLERYDFEQALLFIDEMLGDVDEG, encoded by the coding sequence ATGTTAACTTTTTGGCGTTATTTCGTCCGTTTATCGATGGCTCTATTGCTTGTCAGTACGGCAGTTAGTGCCAACGAACAATACGATACCCTTTCCAGTCAACAGAAAGAATGGTTAGAACAGCACCCATCAATCACCGTCGTCGCGTTATCTGATGCCGCACCCTACTCCTTCTTGGATGAAAATGGCCAAATATCAGGGTTAAGCCGCGATTACAGTCGTTTGCTCGCGCAAGCTTACAACATCAACGTTAAGTTTTTAGTCGTAAACACCGAACTGGAAGTGCGTGAAGCGATAAAGATGGGTCATGCTGATCTTTACTTTTTTTCAAGCGCTATTACTGAATCACGAGCACCATTCACTGTTTCAAAACCAATAGTGCCTTATCAGTTAGCGATTATCTCATCAAAATCTCATGGCATTGCTAGCCAAATCCAACAACTAGAAAACAAGAAACTCGCGTTTATAAATGGTAGTGACGCCTTCTTAAGCATCCCCGACCTTGCGGTTCGTTTTAATCCTGTCAGGTTTGAAACCATCATTGATGCACTTCGTGCATTAAAAAAGGGTGAGGTCGACGCCTTTATTGCCGAACCAATTACGGCGATGGAACACGCGAAACGCTTCGACGTCAATGAGTTGGCAGTCACTATCCCTATTAATAAGTGGAGACGACGCGAAGCAGGTGCATTAATCCATCGTAATAACCCCGAACTCATCTCTGTTGTGGACCATTTCGTTTCTACACTCAGCAATACCGAAAAAAACAGATTGCTAAAAAAATGGATTTCACCGTCACCCTATCGACCTAGCTTATCCGGTGTCCTGAGCTATGGACTGGCACCATACGTTTACTCAGATAGTACTTCAATGGGCTTACAGTACTCTATAATACAACGTATCTTTATGGAAATGGGGTATCAATTTGGTCAGGTGGATGCCTTGCCAAGTACTACAAGACAAAACATAGTCAAACAAAAATCTTCTATCGACTTTGCTCTTGTTCTAGAACACTCGAAAATAGATAAACGAATATACAGTCAATCCATATTACAGTTAAAGTACGTTCCAGTTACATTAGCGGCTCGTCAGCTAAGCTTAAATAAAAACGGTCAGGCCCTGCATGTTTCCGCCACTGTCTACGAAGATAAATCAATCGGCCGATACGCTGTCGAAAAAATGACGGGGCAACTCAATATAGCGACGCTTCAATTTGAACATGATATAGGCCAATCCGTCGAGCAACTCAGAGACCAAGCTATCGACGTCTTAATCATAGAGCAACGTATCCTCGATTGGTTCATCATGCATAGCGGCAAAATCGATCCGAGTACCTTAACGCTACACCACGCCCTATCAAGCGAATTCTTGATTCCAATTGAGTTTAAAGACAAAGGAATACGGGACCAATTTGACGCCGCATATCAGACCCTCAAAGAGGACACAACCGAACTGCAAGAGTTGATCTCTCTTAGCCTTAAAAAAGACTTACGAGAGCATATTAAAAAGGCAAAAATACTGGCTTATATCGCCGGCATGTTCATCGTCGATAAAGAGATTGACGGATTTACCACTATATTAAACCTATTCGACCTGTCGTCAGAAGCCGACTATATAGAACTGTACAGTGATATGTCGCTTCCTCCGTTTAGTACTTGGCAAGTACAGAACAACCAGATGACATTGACAACCGACAACATCGACACGTCTTACCACACTTCGGTCACCCAACAGGCCTTTTATCGAACAACAAATGGCGACAGAAAAGCAGGGTACATTAAGGTTTACTTTGACGTAAAAAAACTGCTCAATGACCATGCGTATTTCCCCTCTTTAGGCGCATTAACGGACATTGATGGTGAGGTATACAATTACATCTCAGAGCTCTATCATAGCGATGGTTTAAGTAACGAAGTACTCAATCTCAGCAGACAGGAAAGGGATTGGCTCACCAAAAATCGTCAAGTCGATATTGGCATCGACCCTAACGCACTCCCATACGAAACCCTAAGTGTCGACGATGAGTACTCGGGAATGATCAACGATTACCTCCAACTCATTAAAACCAAAACAGGCCTTAATATCGATGTTACCCCCGTAAGTCGTTGGAGCGAAACCGTCGCTCTTGCCGATAATAGTTTGGTTGATCTCGTCTCTGCTGCAACAGAAAATACATCATTACAAGAAAACTATCGCCACACTGAGCCTCTTTTTTCTAGTCGACTCGCGATTGCATCCGAGCTAAAGAATGCGGATTTAGAATTAGATAATGCTGACGGATTGGCTATCGGGTTGTTAGTGAATGCCGCAAATACCGCCTCTATTATGGCTGAATTTCCTAACGTAAATTGGCAGTTAATAAACAGTACCGAAGAAGGATTAGAAAGAATCAAAACCGACGAATTAGTCGGTATGGTAGACACTCTACATGTGCTCAACTACCTGATCAACACACTCGGATATGACGACTTGAAAATTGTTAGCCGGCTAGATTATTACGTCACACCCAGCTTTCATGTGCTAAGAAGTAAACCGGAAATGTTAGCCATACTGAATAAAGCCATTCGTTCCATAAGTGCGGTTGAACACAAACAGATCGAAACAAAATGGAGCGCACCGAAGTCGATAGAACGAGTGAACTACCAGTTGGTGTATACCATTGGTGGATTCTCCATATTCATTCTACTGCTCATTTTTGCCTGGAACCGACAACTTAAGAAACAAATTTCCATTGCTACTGAAGCCAAGATACAGCTCGAACAGGCACAACAACAACTCTACGCCATACTCAATACTTCACCTATTGCCGCAAGTGTCATCATGAACAATCGGATCAGTTACGTTAACGATACGGCGAAACAATTATTTCGCCTAAGCGATGAACAAATCGCAGGTTTCGACGTAACTAAAATCTATCAAGACCCTACGACACGCCAAGATATGTATGATCGAATCCTTACCAACGGAAAAATAGAAAGCATCGAGATTCCCTTGATAAAAGTGGATGGTGAACATTTCACTGCACTCGCCAGTTATTATCAATTAGACATAAACGGTGAAACCGCGACCCTATTCTGGGCCTATGATATCTCTGAGCTAAAGCGGCTTAATCAGCAACTAGAAGAGGCAAAAATCGAAGCGGATAGTGCCAACAAAGCAAAATCTGACTTTCTTGCCAACATGAGCCACGAGATCCGAACACCGATGAATGCCATCATCGGGATGTCATATCTAGCCATCCCAGAGATCAAAAACAAGGTGGCAAAAGACTACGTAGAAAAAGTCCATTACTCCGCTCAATCCTTGCTCACTATTATCAACGATATATTAGATTTATCCAAAATTGAATCTGGTCACCTTGAGTTCGAATCTATCCCTTTTGCTCTGTCTAAGCCGATGAAAGACGTAGAACAACTTATGCAAATCAAAGCGCAGGAAAAAGGCATCTATTTTAGTATTGAGAAAGGCGAAGGTTGCGAAAGGCTACTCATTGGTGACCCCTTGAGGCTGTTTCAAGTGATACTGAATTTGGTCAGTAACGCGGTCAAATTTACCGATCATGGTAGTGTTACCCTATTCGCTCAGGTGGCTGAAGGCAGTAGAAATACAGCTAACGTGGCCGTTTCCGTGACAGACAGCGGTATTGGCATCTCAGAAGCGAACATCAAAAACCTGTTCGACGCCTTTTCACAAGCGGACACGTCGACGACCCGAAAATATGGTGGGACAGGGCTTGGCTTAAACATCAGCCAAAAACTACTTCACGGAATGGGAAGCAGTATGAAGGTAACAAGTGAACAAGGCGTTGGCAGCCAATTTTCCTTTTGCTTAACGCTACCATTTGCCAATCAAGAACAGGCTGATGCACATGAAACATTACAACACGAGAACAAAAAAACGATCCGATTTAGAGGGCAACAACTTCTATTGGTCGAGGATAACGAATTCAATCAAGAACTAGCGGTAGCGATGTTAGACAAAATTAATCTTAAGGTTGATATCGCCAACGACGGCAAACAATCGATTGATATGGCAGGTCTACAAACGTACCCATTAATACTCATGGATTTGCAAATGCCAATAATGGACGGTTATCAAGCCACTACTTCGTTAAGAAAAATGGGCATAGAAATTCCTATAATTGCAATGTCAGCCAACGTTCTGTCCGATGTAAAAGAACGAGCTAACCTTGCAGGGATGGACGGTTTCATAGAGAAACCCATCGACGCGAACTCGCTTGCTCAAACCTTAAGCAAATGGCTAGAGTTTGACTATATCGAATCAAAGTCTACGGCTCACCCAGACAATGAGGCTTCACTTAAACAGAGTCTGTTTTCACTTCACGCCGCTAATATCTTCACTGATAACGATAAAGCGCTACTCATCCGATTGATCAATAGGTTTATCGAACAGGCGCCTAGTCAACTTGGCGTCATTGAGCAAAGCTATGCTGAGGGAGACGTCGCCAAC
- a CDS encoding response regulator, producing the protein MTEKPIVLLVDDTPGNLDVLIGVLNQHYQTRIAINGSLAIKLAQMQPQPDIILLDIMMPEMDGYQVCECLKASPATAQIPIIFVTAKISPEDEIKGLALGAVDYLTKPITPAIALQRIKTQLALYDQKRSLYEKVLEQTKEINQGKLETIHSLGRAAEYKDNETGMHVMRMSHYCHVLALAVGLNQEEADILRDAAPMHDIGKIGIPDRVLLKPGKLDKEEWAIMQTHVDLGVDILGHYNDSTLMAVARDVAQHHHEKWDGSGYPNGIKEQAIPITGRIAAVADVFDALTSERPYKDAWPVDKAVNLLSEERGKHFDPQIVDLFIMHLDKMLDIKSQFKD; encoded by the coding sequence ATGACAGAGAAACCTATTGTACTTTTGGTCGATGATACGCCCGGAAATTTAGATGTATTGATCGGCGTACTGAACCAACACTATCAAACACGCATAGCAATTAATGGGTCTCTCGCCATAAAGCTTGCTCAAATGCAACCCCAACCAGATATTATTTTGCTCGATATAATGATGCCAGAAATGGACGGTTACCAGGTGTGCGAGTGTCTCAAAGCTAGTCCAGCCACCGCTCAAATACCCATCATATTTGTCACGGCCAAAATATCCCCAGAAGACGAGATCAAAGGCTTAGCGCTAGGCGCAGTCGATTATTTAACCAAGCCAATAACGCCCGCTATTGCACTGCAAAGGATTAAAACTCAACTTGCGTTGTATGATCAAAAAAGGTCGCTATATGAAAAAGTTCTCGAACAGACCAAAGAGATAAATCAAGGCAAGTTAGAAACCATCCACAGCCTAGGTAGAGCAGCAGAATACAAAGACAACGAAACCGGCATGCATGTGATGCGCATGAGTCATTACTGTCACGTATTGGCACTTGCTGTCGGATTGAATCAAGAAGAAGCCGACATATTACGCGACGCCGCCCCAATGCATGATATAGGGAAAATCGGCATCCCTGACAGAGTGTTGCTCAAACCGGGAAAACTGGATAAAGAAGAGTGGGCTATCATGCAAACCCATGTTGATCTCGGTGTAGACATTCTCGGCCATTACAACGACTCAACATTAATGGCTGTCGCAAGAGATGTCGCCCAACACCACCATGAAAAATGGGATGGTAGCGGTTACCCCAACGGCATAAAAGAACAAGCCATTCCAATCACAGGTAGAATAGCGGCCGTCGCCGATGTCTTCGATGCACTCACGTCCGAAAGACCATACAAAGACGCGTGGCCAGTTGATAAAGCGGTGAACCTGCTATCTGAAGAGCGAGGAAAACATTTTGACCCGCAAATAGTCGATCTGTTTATAATGCATCTCGATAAGATGTTGGACATTAAATCCCAATTCAAAGACTGA
- a CDS encoding methyl-accepting chemotaxis protein: MPINFLHKWIPSLLWLIVSLISLSLFGITSAVLIWFALLITTILDRMTKPSDTSSTINEKVVDSIAPLIASEMNYKAVGAAEVSFAIDLLKDKVSAQVSSIEQITHSSGSIASTIKATSSSAQQTLLAAQEMHQHSSAGLTELNSTLKEMGEIVNETTTSVDKVALLDEQVKRIKKVAQVIEDIASQTNLLALNAAIEAARAGEYGRGFAVVADEVRGLAERTSKSTDEVSKIVNQVLTETHEVTSSIQSLSNKVSAGSLSLQKVEGQLSTIASLAHNVENQVSDITSGVESNEEGIHQISRAINFVQGELFESDEQLLRLQAEAQKLMEMAEHSNAVLVEHYQQSVHWPIYKLAEKLAQDISSAFEKDVASGTISLAALFDRQYTLIAGTNPNKYHSQYDRYCDNLLPALQEPILAEHDRLVYAIANDNKGYVPTHNNQFCEPLTGSPEIDMLKNRTKRLFNDRVGIRCGGHTKTMLLQTYKRDTGEVMHDLSVPILVNGQHWGSVRLGYHPLL; this comes from the coding sequence ATGCCTATCAATTTTCTACATAAATGGATACCTAGCCTATTATGGCTCATTGTTTCGCTTATCAGTTTGTCTCTATTTGGGATAACCTCAGCGGTTTTGATCTGGTTTGCTCTTCTTATCACGACAATTCTTGACCGGATGACTAAGCCCTCAGACACTAGTTCAACGATAAACGAGAAAGTCGTGGACTCAATTGCCCCTCTTATTGCTTCTGAGATGAACTACAAAGCAGTTGGTGCAGCCGAAGTCTCTTTTGCAATTGATTTACTTAAAGATAAAGTCAGCGCTCAAGTCTCTTCTATCGAACAAATCACCCATTCATCTGGGTCCATCGCGTCAACCATCAAAGCAACATCATCGTCAGCCCAACAAACATTATTAGCGGCTCAAGAGATGCATCAACACAGCAGCGCTGGTCTAACAGAACTCAACTCAACGCTTAAAGAAATGGGTGAAATAGTCAATGAAACCACCACCTCAGTAGACAAAGTCGCCCTACTCGATGAACAAGTAAAACGAATTAAAAAAGTAGCTCAGGTCATTGAAGATATTGCCTCTCAAACCAACTTACTCGCACTTAACGCCGCCATAGAGGCCGCTCGGGCAGGCGAATATGGTCGTGGCTTTGCCGTCGTCGCTGACGAAGTGCGAGGGTTAGCAGAACGAACCTCAAAGAGTACCGACGAGGTATCCAAAATTGTAAACCAAGTGCTTACCGAAACCCATGAGGTGACGAGTTCCATTCAAAGCTTATCAAACAAAGTCAGCGCCGGTTCGTTGAGTTTACAGAAGGTCGAGGGTCAATTATCAACCATCGCCTCGCTAGCACATAATGTCGAAAACCAAGTATCCGATATTACCTCAGGCGTCGAGTCCAACGAAGAAGGTATCCACCAAATCTCAAGGGCCATAAATTTCGTTCAGGGCGAGTTATTCGAAAGCGATGAGCAACTACTAAGGCTTCAAGCTGAAGCACAGAAGCTCATGGAGATGGCTGAGCATAGTAACGCCGTATTGGTAGAGCATTACCAACAAAGCGTACATTGGCCTATATACAAACTGGCGGAAAAACTTGCCCAAGATATTTCTTCCGCATTTGAAAAGGATGTCGCATCAGGGACAATATCTTTAGCGGCGCTGTTTGACCGACAGTACACGCTAATCGCCGGCACAAATCCCAATAAATACCACTCTCAATACGATCGTTATTGCGACAATTTACTTCCGGCACTGCAAGAGCCTATTCTTGCCGAGCATGACCGCTTGGTGTATGCCATTGCAAATGACAACAAAGGTTACGTGCCAACTCATAACAATCAGTTTTGCGAACCGTTAACGGGAAGTCCAGAAATAGACATGCTAAAAAACCGTACAAAGCGACTTTTTAATGATCGAGTCGGTATACGCTGTGGCGGACATACCAAAACCATGTTGCTTCAAACCTATAAAAGAGACACCGGAGAAGTCATGCACGATTTATCCGTGCCTATATTAGTTAACGGGCAGCATTGGGGGTCAGTAAGGTTAGGCTATCATCCCTTGTTGTAA
- a CDS encoding DUF4136 domain-containing protein produces MRRLFIGFICLFLMSCVQTTQDEVQPEYGVIVVGQPSYFSNVKTFSWHPVAAKAFLDSNNLGRKALRVYKEAIENDLMDKGYQYMDTPNTDVVVSFGLAQESQLSDETLYRGTSLSTGVETFYYDNKEAEKGSVYIVFFGRNLNIPDWRVLAQGAMAPKFNQEERVNRATQVVSMMLRKVPNAY; encoded by the coding sequence GTGAGAAGGTTATTTATTGGTTTTATATGCCTGTTTTTAATGTCTTGTGTTCAAACGACTCAAGATGAAGTTCAGCCTGAGTATGGTGTGATTGTTGTCGGTCAACCCTCCTATTTTTCTAATGTAAAAACGTTTTCTTGGCATCCGGTGGCCGCTAAGGCTTTTTTGGATAGCAATAACCTTGGACGGAAAGCGTTGCGTGTATATAAGGAGGCAATAGAAAATGATTTGATGGACAAAGGATATCAGTACATGGATACACCCAATACAGATGTGGTTGTCAGTTTCGGTCTTGCGCAAGAATCTCAGTTGAGCGATGAAACCCTATACCGAGGGACATCGTTATCCACCGGCGTTGAAACCTTTTATTACGATAACAAAGAAGCGGAAAAAGGTTCAGTGTATATTGTCTTTTTTGGAAGAAACCTGAATATCCCTGATTGGCGAGTGCTTGCCCAAGGCGCGATGGCACCAAAATTTAACCAAGAAGAGAGAGTGAATCGCGCAACGCAAGTCGTATCGATGATGCTACGAAAAGTGCCTAACGCGTACTGA
- a CDS encoding AEC family transporter, producing MFEQVIGILFPVFALVAVGFSVGRWLKPDFRPINRINMDAFTPALVFSSLVAMPLDATQIPLLSASFITVLLPGLLMWPICRFAKLNYKTWTPPQMFRNGGNLAIPLFAYTFGDSAMAPAVLLFVVSACLHISLGLTLLTGGNPFKQVVRLPIFLASMMALVLNLSGIGVWEPLYDATALLGQAAVPVMLLSLGAQMCHMRLSGLKVGVLCTLLSLITGVVSFSVIYFFVPLPIMQLQMMVLFTMLPPAVMNFLFAERFDIEPTKVASMVLFSNFFSILTLPVLLTFALSLAG from the coding sequence ATGTTCGAACAGGTAATCGGGATACTGTTCCCCGTTTTCGCGCTTGTCGCCGTCGGTTTTTCTGTGGGGCGTTGGTTAAAGCCTGATTTTCGGCCGATTAACCGAATAAATATGGATGCCTTTACGCCGGCTTTGGTGTTTTCTTCACTTGTGGCAATGCCCCTTGATGCCACGCAGATCCCTCTGCTTAGTGCCTCATTTATCACCGTACTACTGCCCGGACTGCTAATGTGGCCAATATGCAGATTTGCAAAGCTGAACTATAAAACGTGGACGCCTCCGCAAATGTTTCGTAATGGTGGCAATTTGGCGATTCCTCTGTTTGCTTATACGTTTGGTGACAGTGCAATGGCACCGGCGGTACTTCTTTTTGTGGTATCAGCGTGTCTGCATATTAGCTTAGGGTTAACACTGTTAACGGGTGGCAACCCGTTTAAACAGGTAGTACGCTTACCCATCTTTCTGGCGTCTATGATGGCTTTGGTGCTTAACCTGTCTGGAATTGGTGTTTGGGAGCCTCTCTATGATGCAACTGCATTGTTAGGACAGGCCGCGGTACCCGTTATGCTGTTATCGCTTGGCGCGCAAATGTGCCATATGCGATTGAGCGGCTTAAAAGTTGGTGTGCTTTGTACTCTATTATCACTCATAACAGGTGTCGTATCATTCTCGGTTATCTATTTCTTTGTCCCACTGCCTATTATGCAGTTGCAAATGATGGTTCTGTTCACCATGTTGCCTCCGGCCGTTATGAATTTCTTGTTCGCTGAACGTTTTGATATTGAACCCACAAAAGTGGCGTCCATGGTTTTGTTTAGCAACTTCTTCAGTATATTAACATTACCCGTGCTGCTTACGTTTGCCCTGTCGCTTGCCGGATGA